From Streptomyces sp. GSL17-111, one genomic window encodes:
- a CDS encoding DnaJ family domain-containing protein translates to MTERKPPGVSFESWVDRQIREASERGAFSDLPGAGRPLSGVDQPYDENWWIKRKLHEEGVSVLPPTLALRKEAEDALAAARAARTDAEARRVLTEINATIDAALRRPLAGPPLNLVPFDVEQVLAERRAAAAGD, encoded by the coding sequence ATGACCGAGCGCAAGCCCCCGGGTGTCTCCTTCGAGTCCTGGGTCGACCGCCAGATCCGCGAGGCCTCCGAGCGGGGGGCCTTCAGCGACCTCCCCGGTGCGGGCAGGCCCCTCAGCGGCGTCGACCAGCCGTACGACGAGAACTGGTGGATCAAGCGCAAGCTGCACGAGGAGGGTGTGTCCGTCCTGCCGCCGACGCTGGCGCTGCGCAAGGAGGCCGAGGACGCCCTGGCCGCCGCCCGGGCGGCCCGTACCGACGCGGAGGCGCGCCGCGTGCTGACGGAGATCAACGCGACGATCGACGCCGCGCTGCGCCGCCCGCTCGCCGGACCCCCGTTGAACCTCGTGCCCTTCGACGTCGAGCAGGTGCTCGCCGAGCGCCGCGCCGCGGCCGCCGGGGACTGA
- a CDS encoding DNA polymerase III subunit alpha codes for MSGFTHLHTVSGFSVRYGASHPERLAERAAERGMDALALTDRDTLAGAVRFAGACEKAGVRAVYGVELAVAEHPGAEEPGAAPGAPRRRTPVRGGAFVDEPAQRVVFLARDGAAGWAELCRLVSAAHRGTTAGAHAGAGRRPVLDWADVPASGVTALLGPGSDVGRALAAGRPDRAARLLVPWREVFGDALRLEVVGSAPRREAARMLGLAAEQGVAPVLTNAVRYADPGLGPVADVLDAARTLVPVDPARGLDGGERWLKGPREMARVAEEIAEAAGFRRDLAHRLLARTEESAAQCRVDSGDDLGIGSAHFPEPYLVGAGARTADRVLRSRCTARMAVRRYDRDRRRWDRLEQELRIIENHGFATYFLTVAQVVDDVRALGIRVAARGSGAGSLVNHLLGISAADPVEHGLLMERFLSEHRKALPDIDIDVESARRLEVYRAIFERFGERRVATVAMPETYRVRHAVRDVGAALGLDPAEIDRLAKAFPHIRARDARSALAELPELRGVDADRYGPKLWELVEALDGLVRGTAMHPCGVLLSDAHLRARTPVVPTGGEGFAMAQFDKDDVEKLGLLKLDVLGVRMQSTLAYAAAEVERATGRRVDLDALDVAGSGDERTYRLIRSAETLGCFQIESPGQRDLLGRLQPSTFHDLVVDISLFRPGPVAADMVRPFIEARHGRTAPTYPHEDLKDALAETCGVVVFHEQVIRIVDTMTGCGKSFADETRRALADPELQPRIRAWFERESARRGYAPEVVARTWAVVEAFGAYGFCKAHAVAFAVPTYQSAWLKAHHPAAFYAGVLTHDPGMYPKRLLLADARRHGVPVLPLDVNRSDVAYRIELESESPSGERRWGVRLALGEVRGISEADAARIAAGQPYHSLHDLLERARPPRPVAENLARVGALDAFGDNRRDLLLHLAELHRGGRRGSGAQQLPLAGEVHATAPPPAGLPDLDRDERLGAELGVLGMDASRHLMTDHHAFLGELGVRPARRLATARHGETVLVAGAKVATQTPPIRSGKRVVFVTLDDGTGLTDLAFFEDSHAACAHTVFHSWLLLVRGVVQRRGPRSFSVVGAAAWDLAELVELRRAGGLDAVAARLAEPPPGAGEEPGDGASDRRIRMATGYAMHPWADLRPAGEPPKKAGPKSVGPGSVGPGGAESPASAGRGGRKLWHSSPGSAG; via the coding sequence ATGTCTGGTTTTACGCATCTGCACACCGTGTCCGGCTTCTCCGTCCGGTACGGCGCCTCCCACCCCGAGCGGCTGGCCGAGCGGGCCGCCGAGCGGGGCATGGACGCCCTCGCGCTGACCGACCGGGACACCCTGGCCGGTGCCGTGCGGTTCGCCGGAGCCTGCGAGAAGGCCGGCGTCCGCGCGGTGTACGGGGTCGAGCTCGCCGTCGCCGAACACCCCGGGGCCGAGGAGCCGGGGGCGGCACCCGGAGCGCCGCGACGGCGGACCCCCGTGCGCGGCGGGGCCTTCGTGGACGAGCCGGCCCAGCGCGTGGTGTTCCTGGCCCGGGACGGCGCGGCCGGCTGGGCCGAGCTGTGCCGGCTGGTGAGCGCCGCCCACCGGGGCACCACCGCCGGCGCCCACGCCGGTGCGGGCCGGCGTCCGGTGCTGGACTGGGCCGACGTCCCGGCCTCCGGGGTGACGGCCCTGCTGGGCCCCGGTTCGGACGTCGGACGCGCGCTGGCCGCCGGACGGCCCGACCGTGCGGCCCGGCTGCTCGTGCCGTGGCGGGAGGTCTTCGGGGACGCCCTGCGCCTGGAAGTGGTCGGCTCCGCGCCGCGCCGGGAGGCCGCCCGCATGCTGGGGCTCGCCGCCGAGCAGGGCGTCGCCCCCGTGCTGACGAACGCCGTCCGGTACGCCGACCCCGGCCTCGGCCCCGTCGCCGACGTGCTGGACGCCGCCCGCACCCTCGTCCCCGTCGACCCCGCGCGCGGCCTGGACGGCGGCGAGCGCTGGCTCAAGGGGCCGCGCGAGATGGCCCGGGTGGCGGAGGAGATCGCCGAGGCCGCCGGGTTCCGCCGGGACCTGGCACACCGGCTGCTGGCCCGTACGGAGGAGAGCGCCGCGCAGTGCCGCGTCGACTCCGGCGACGACCTGGGGATCGGCAGCGCCCACTTCCCCGAGCCGTATCTGGTGGGCGCCGGGGCCCGGACCGCCGACCGGGTGCTGCGCTCGCGCTGCACCGCGCGGATGGCGGTCCGCCGCTACGACCGGGACCGCCGCCGCTGGGACCGGCTGGAGCAGGAGCTGCGGATCATCGAGAACCACGGCTTCGCCACTTACTTCCTCACCGTCGCGCAGGTCGTGGACGACGTGCGGGCCCTGGGCATCCGGGTGGCGGCCCGGGGGTCGGGCGCGGGGTCGCTCGTCAACCACCTGCTCGGGATCAGCGCCGCCGACCCGGTGGAGCACGGCCTGCTGATGGAGCGGTTCCTCTCCGAGCACCGCAAGGCGCTGCCGGACATCGACATCGACGTGGAGTCGGCGCGCCGCCTGGAGGTCTACCGGGCGATCTTCGAACGGTTCGGCGAGCGGCGGGTGGCGACCGTCGCCATGCCCGAGACCTACCGCGTCCGGCACGCCGTGCGCGACGTGGGCGCGGCCCTCGGCCTGGACCCGGCCGAGATCGACCGGCTCGCCAAGGCGTTCCCGCACATCCGGGCCCGGGACGCCCGCAGCGCCCTGGCGGAGCTGCCGGAGCTGCGCGGGGTGGACGCCGACCGGTACGGGCCGAAGCTGTGGGAGCTGGTCGAGGCGCTGGACGGTCTGGTGCGCGGCACGGCCATGCACCCGTGCGGAGTACTGCTCTCCGACGCCCACCTGCGCGCCCGCACCCCCGTGGTCCCCACCGGCGGCGAGGGCTTCGCGATGGCCCAGTTCGACAAGGACGACGTCGAGAAGCTCGGCCTGCTCAAACTGGACGTGCTCGGGGTGCGGATGCAGTCGACGCTGGCGTACGCCGCCGCCGAGGTCGAGCGCGCCACGGGCCGCCGCGTCGACCTGGACGCCCTCGACGTCGCCGGGTCCGGCGACGAACGGACGTACCGGCTGATCCGGTCCGCCGAGACGCTGGGCTGCTTCCAGATCGAGTCGCCGGGCCAGCGCGACCTGCTCGGCCGTCTCCAGCCGTCCACCTTCCACGACCTGGTGGTCGACATCAGCCTCTTCCGGCCGGGGCCCGTCGCAGCCGACATGGTGCGGCCCTTCATCGAGGCACGGCACGGCCGGACGGCGCCGACGTACCCGCACGAGGACCTGAAGGACGCCCTGGCCGAGACCTGCGGCGTGGTCGTCTTCCACGAGCAGGTCATCCGGATCGTGGACACGATGACGGGCTGCGGCAAGTCCTTCGCCGACGAGACCCGGCGGGCGCTGGCCGATCCGGAGCTCCAGCCGCGCATCCGCGCCTGGTTCGAACGGGAGTCGGCGCGGCGCGGCTACGCCCCGGAGGTCGTCGCGCGGACCTGGGCCGTCGTCGAGGCGTTCGGCGCGTACGGGTTCTGCAAGGCTCACGCCGTCGCGTTCGCCGTCCCCACCTACCAGTCGGCCTGGCTGAAGGCCCATCACCCGGCGGCGTTCTACGCGGGCGTGCTCACCCACGATCCGGGCATGTACCCCAAGCGGCTGCTGCTCGCGGACGCCCGGCGGCACGGGGTGCCCGTGCTCCCGCTGGACGTGAACCGGTCGGACGTCGCCTATCGAATCGAACTGGAGTCCGAATCGCCGTCGGGGGAGCGGCGTTGGGGTGTGCGGCTGGCGCTCGGCGAGGTGCGCGGCATCAGCGAGGCGGACGCCGCGCGCATCGCCGCCGGGCAGCCCTACCACTCCCTGCACGACCTGCTCGAACGCGCCCGGCCGCCCCGGCCCGTCGCCGAGAACCTGGCCAGGGTCGGCGCCCTCGACGCCTTCGGGGACAACCGCCGCGACCTGCTCCTCCACCTCGCCGAACTCCACCGCGGCGGGCGGCGGGGGAGCGGCGCCCAGCAACTGCCCCTGGCCGGGGAGGTCCACGCCACCGCCCCACCGCCCGCCGGGCTGCCCGACCTCGACCGCGACGAACGGCTCGGCGCCGAGCTCGGTGTGCTCGGCATGGACGCCTCCCGCCATCTCATGACCGACCACCACGCCTTCCTCGGCGAACTCGGCGTCCGCCCCGCCCGCCGGCTCGCCACCGCCCGGCACGGTGAGACGGTGCTGGTGGCCGGGGCCAAGGTCGCCACCCAGACGCCGCCGATCCGCTCCGGCAAGCGCGTCGTCTTCGTCACCCTCGACGACGGCACCGGCCTGACCGACCTGGCGTTCTTCGAGGACAGCCACGCCGCCTGCGCCCACACCGTCTTCCACTCCTGGCTGCTGCTGGTCCGCGGGGTGGTGCAGCGGCGCGGACCGCGCAGCTTCAGTGTCGTCGGCGCCGCCGCCTGGGACCTGGCCGAGCTGGTCGAACTGCGTCGCGCCGGGGGCCTGGACGCCGTCGCCGCCCGGCTGGCCGAACCGCCCCCCGGGGCCGGGGAGGAACCGGGGGACGGCGCGTCGGACCGTCGCATCCGCATGGCGACCGGCTACGCGATGCACCCCTGGGCCGACCTGCGCCCGGCCGGTGAGCCGCCCAAGAAGGCCGGGCCCAAGAGCGTCGGCCCCGGGAGCGTCGGCCCCGGGGGCGCGGAGAGCCCCGCGAGCGCCGGGCGGGGTGGCCGCAAGCTGTGGCACTCCAGCCCCGGAAGCGCGGGGTGA
- a CDS encoding DNA polymerase Y family protein, protein MGDVLYVHFGAGRTEESYPHLLDLLADITPVVQALPPDAALADVRGALRYFGRTAPELAELVRVRALAHHGVHCTVGVGGNPLLARMAAHDGPPGRVRTVPDDPGAVAAFLAPKPVAALHGVGPATARSLGAYGLDTVGRVAAAPPATLQRILGAAPARRLRDRARGEDPTRVVPSAPARSASAEHRFGRDEVDADVRRRVLLTLADDLGFRMRDDAQVARALTLTVRYADRSTTTRTRALPEPTAHTPALTALAYALHDALGLQRARVRALALRAEDLTAADLASRQLSLDPRAEKARRAEAAADRARRRFGAAAAHPAGRLGDAA, encoded by the coding sequence ATGGGAGACGTGCTCTACGTCCACTTCGGCGCGGGCCGCACCGAGGAGTCCTACCCGCACCTCCTCGACCTGCTCGCCGACATCACCCCCGTCGTGCAGGCGCTCCCGCCGGACGCCGCCCTCGCCGACGTGCGCGGTGCCCTGCGGTACTTCGGGCGGACGGCGCCGGAGCTGGCCGAGCTGGTGCGGGTCCGCGCCCTGGCCCACCACGGCGTCCACTGCACCGTGGGCGTCGGCGGGAACCCGCTGCTGGCCCGGATGGCCGCGCACGACGGGCCGCCCGGCCGGGTGCGGACCGTACCCGACGACCCGGGCGCCGTCGCCGCCTTCCTGGCGCCCAAGCCGGTCGCCGCCCTGCACGGTGTCGGCCCCGCGACCGCCCGGAGCCTCGGCGCCTACGGGCTGGACACCGTGGGACGCGTCGCCGCCGCGCCGCCCGCGACGCTCCAGCGCATCCTGGGCGCCGCCCCCGCCCGGCGCCTGCGGGACCGGGCCCGGGGCGAGGACCCCACCCGCGTCGTGCCCAGCGCGCCGGCCCGCTCGGCCTCGGCCGAACACCGCTTCGGCCGCGACGAGGTGGACGCGGACGTCCGCCGTCGGGTGCTGCTCACCCTCGCCGACGACCTCGGGTTCCGGATGCGCGACGACGCCCAGGTGGCCCGCGCGCTGACCCTCACCGTCCGGTACGCCGACCGCTCCACGACGACCCGCACCCGCGCCCTGCCCGAGCCGACCGCCCACACCCCGGCGCTGACCGCGCTGGCCTACGCGCTGCACGACGCGCTCGGCCTCCAGCGGGCCCGCGTGCGGGCGCTGGCGCTGCGCGCCGAGGACCTGACGGCGGCCGACCTCGCCTCCCGTCAGCTCTCCCTCGACCCCCGGGCGGAGAAGGCCCGCCGCGCGGAGGCCGCCGCCGACCGGGCCCGGCGCCGCTTCGGGGCCGCCGCCGCCCACCCGGCGGGCCGGCTGGGCGACGCGGCGTGA